The genomic interval GgcaagaaagggaaagccaagaaagcGGCCGCTAAGTACGCTGatcaggatgatgaagatcgTGAACTAGCTCTTCGTTTGCTTGGGGCCAACAAAGGCAAAGCTAGTAAGgctgctgccgccgccgAAGCTAAGGCGAATCGCGAGAAAGAAGCTGAGGCACAGAAGAAGCGTCGTCAGGCGCAGCATGAACGTGCTGCAGAAGCCGAACGCAGACGACAGGCCCTGCTTGAGGAAGGTGGTGATGATTACGATGAAGAGACGGCTGCCGCAGAGGCAGCAGACCTTGAGTGGATCCCAGCATTGATTGGGACGCCTCGTCCTGAGGATGAGATTCTTGCAGCCATTCCAGTCTGTGCTCCCTGGTCAGCATTGAGTCGATACCGATACAAGGTCAAACTGCAGCCAGGTACGGTGAAGAAGGGTAAGGCCGTCAAGGAGATACTCGGACGATGGGTGGCTGAGACCACCACTGGCAAGGTTAAGAAGGAATATGCTGAAGAAGCTGGCATCAGCATTGCTGATGCAGAGAAACTCCGGGCTCGGGAAGGTGATGTGATCAAGGCATGGAAAGAGACCGAGATCATCAACAGCGTTCCCGTTGGGAAGGTGCGAATTATGCTTGGAGCTGGCGGTGGAGGAGGCGATAgtaaaggaaaaggaaaaggtggTGGCAGTGGTAACAAAGGTGGAAAGGGTGGAAAgggtggaaagaagaaatagactACGATCTTGTACATAGCCTTTGGCATgttgtattattattcttctataTACATACACCTTGGATGGTTACAATGTCCACCATCCTGAATCAACGTTCGGGTCACGTATGAAGATCTGCTAACGAAACCTTTTCACTCTGAGCCTCTCCGAAGTActtcttattattatatagccTTCCATCTCCATTGCAAGAGCTAGCACTTACACTATATCAGAGTGAACTTGTATGCATTGCATTCACAGTCCTTCTGCTTAGTCATACATGCAATCGACGTCATCGGAAAGATCAAATTTTCGGCAGGTTCAAAGACCGCAATTAGCGACATCAGTCTTTTCGCAAAATCTCTATCTAGTTTGGTAAGTCCCTCAAGGAGGGGCGTCTGGTCTGGACGGACTCCACTTGGAATTTACCTAACAAATAAGGCTTTGTAGGGCCGAAAACGCTCTCCCCCACCACCCAATCTATTCGCGTTTTGAGTCACCCCGCGACACTCGTCCGTACTTCTGAAGTTTTGCCGACTATATCAGCGAAGCTGgtttcctccctctctcgcCTTGTCGCTGGCGGCTGTCCGCGCAGCTTTACGAGGTTTTTGAGCATTACCACCACCATGTCGTCCAAGGAGAAAACTCGGATCTTGTCGGTCCGCCGATTGAATAAAGAAGGCCTTGGCAATAAATCCCTTTCAGAGTGGTGGGATAGCGAGCGCAGCAACAAAACGGCAGAAGCTGCCGCGATTGAGGAGGCTGCTCTGCTCCTTCGGACGAGCAATATTCCGGTTGCATTTCCTACAGAGACAGTGTACGGTTTGGGAGCTGATGCGACACGAAGCGATGCGGTGCAAGGGATCTACAAGGCCAAGCAAAGACCGTCGGACAATCCGTTAATTGTGCATATCGACTCACTCGAAATGTTGGAACGGCTACTCAACCCGCAGGAATCGGGTTCTACGAGCGCATCCGACAGCCCGAGAAACACAATTCCTTCCGTCTATCAATCCTTGATCGCCCGTTTCTGGCCAGGTCCTCTTACGATTCTTCTTCCGAATCCATCTGGATCGCTTCTCGCGAAGGAAGTTACTTCTAAACTGACGACTTTTGGGGCGCGCATGCCTTCTTCGCCGCTTGCACGGCTACTGATCCATGTTGCGGACCGGCCGCTGGCGGCACCCTCGGCGAACGCATCGACCAAACCATCCCCGACAGCGGCCGAGCATGTGTATCATGATCTTCAGGGCCGTATCGAGCTAATCCTTGATGGTGGCTCTTGCGGTGTGGGTGTTGAGAGCACCGTGGTTGATGGTCTGTGTGACCCTCCAGCCATTCTGCGACCAGGCGGTATTGGCATTGAAGAGATCCGGACATGCGCCGGCTGGGAAAATGTACAACTTGGATACCACGATGGTACCCTCGACGTTAAGGAGATTCCTCGTGCACCGGGCATGAAATACCGACACTATTCTCCCAAGGCACGTGTGGTACTTTTCGAGGCTGGCTCCAAGGAGCAGTCTGTCACCAAGCATATCCGCAAGGACCTGGAAGACACGGCGATTGGAGCACATATGATTGGTATTGTACGAACGAAGCACTGGAAGCGGGGTCTCGGATTATTATCTGATGAAGAGATTGAGAAAACTCTCAAGCCCCTTCCGTCATTGATCGACGGCCTTGCGGGATTCTCTGTTCCCATCACGGGCAATCCCGGTCGTAGTCCTGCGTTCAAGGAGGCTTTTGATTGTCATCTTGGGCCCGACGTCGAGTCCATTGCGCGCGGGCTATTTGCGGCGCTGCGGGCCATGGATGAAATGGAGGTGGATGTCATCTATGTAGAGGGCATCTCGGATCAACAAGGCGATCGCGCAGCTGCCGTCATGAACCGTCTCCGTAAAGCTGCGGGGGCAGAATTGCGAGTCTAGATGTATAGGCTACAGCTAAAAAGGTAGACGATGCTCTGATTACAtattttcccttcttcctggtACCTGGTTATAGATAGAGCTTACTATTGCGTTTATAATTCAAAATACGAAATTGAGATGATCCCCACGAAGATAACAGtaatttattctcttttaTCTCCGCTCTCCGGCGCTCAGAAGTCGGAAGTCTCCGACCCCTCATGACCATCTACGATTATACTAGGGCTTGGGTCGGCTTATCAGATTGCGTCTTATCTGGACTGAAGATTTGGTGAAAGTTCATGTGGGTCACTTGATTAGAAGACATGGATTTTAAATTTCACCAATGTGAAATACCTTGTACCTGCTATGTATTCAAAATTTTCGACTTTCTTGGTAGCCCAATACTATCACACCATGAACGGATATTGGTTTTTGATTAGTTCAGTAAGTCCACTTGACTAAAGTACTACTTGAAATTTGAAACAAGCAGGAAACAGAAATTAAGATTCTTCATTAATTTGTATACATGATCCATATAATGAGTAGTTGACTCAAACTTCAGATCGGCATATCAAGGGTCACAACTTGGAAGCCTCAAACATCCTTTCtctttatataatctttttttataagaCACTCTTGTTGTACATACACCCtcttataaaattttaaaccCATCTAGACCACTATTTTTACATTATCTTCTGATTTAAACCCGTACAGTCTCAAGACAAAACAATGTGCAAATCCGATCTCCACGACTTCTTGCACGGTCTCCCCAAATGCGAGCACCACGTCCATCTAGAAGGCTGTCTAGCCCCCGACCTAATCTTCGAACTGGCCAAGAGAAACAACGTCTCACTCCCTAATGAACCAGCCTACGAGTCCATCGAGACTCTCAGCCACCGCTATGGCCATTTCACATCTCTCGACGACTTCCTGCGCTTCTACTTCATCGGCATGTCAGTACTACACCATGAATCCGACTTCGCAGACCTCGCCTGGGCCTATTTCCAAAAAGCCCACGCCGACGGCGTCCACCACGCAgaagtcttcttcgaccCACAAGTCCACCGAGACCGGGGAATCCCCTACGAGACCATCGTCTCAGGCTTCGTAGCCGGCTGCCAGCGCGCCGAAAGGGAATTAGGTCTAACGACCCGTCTCATCCTGTGCTTCGTGCGCCATCTTCCCGTCGACAACGCCGCACGGGTGTACCAGGAAGCCCTGGATCAGGAACACTTCGACAACGAGGTCGTCCATGGACTAGGCTGGTCGTCGACGGAAGTCGGACCCCCGAAGGACATGTTCCGGGAACTGTATTCGTCGGCCTCGGCGAAAGGGATCAGGCTGACGGCTCATGCCGGCGAGGAGGGTGATCCGTCGTATATTAGTGCTGCGCTGGAGCTGGGCGCGCAGCGTATCGACCATGGGATTAGGCTTGTGGAGGATCCTGTGCTTATGGAGAAGGTGGTGAGGGATCGGATTATGTTGACTGTTTGTCCGATTTCGAATCTGCAGTTGCGTTGTGTCGAGTCTATTGCGCATGTCCCTATTCGTAAGTTCTTGGATGCGGGTGTTATGTTCTCTATTAATAGTGATGATCCGGCGTATTTTGGAGGGTATATTTTGGATAATTATTGTGCTGTGCAGGAGGCGTTTCAGCTGACGGTGGATGAGTGGAGGGTTATTGCTGAGAATAGTATTAAGGGGAGCTGGAttggggaggagaggaagacggAGCTGTTGAAGCGTATTAATGATCATGTGCAAAGACATGTTGCTGCTGTTTAACTGGGTGGCTTTTCCTCTAGATGTACGATATATACAGGCTActtttactaaattataCTCACCTCGCACAGTCCTGCTCATAGAACAATCTAGCCTATATATTTCTGTGTAGGGTTTAGTTAAAATATCATGTGTACCATGTTAGGAATCGATACTGTCCCAATTGCAAAGTAACCAATGTGACTAGGTATAAAAGAAAGTATATGGTTCTACAAAGAAAGATTAGATTGAAGGCCGGATAGTAGAAATCGTGGAGTTATTTGTAGACTATTCAAATACGCATGGTTTCGAAGAAGTCTACGCAAAGATTACTAACGGACAGCACCAGTTGCCAAGAACAGGACGAATCACTGGAGGAGTACCCAACAAGATAGGGTACATCTTATTCATTAGCAATTTATCCCAGATAATAAGCAAATGCGCCCAACCAtcccctcctctctcacCCTGATAGGTTGCAGAGCCGTCTTGCGACCCCAACACAACTCCATCCGTCGCGGGTTCCGTCAGTCACCAGCTACTACTATTCTCCATTCCCCCTCACGCTCTATACCCGCCGCAAAAACCACCAACTACATCTATCAGAGAAGAACCATGTCCTCAGACTCAGCCCCAGCCTCGGGCCGCTACAAACTCGTTTTCTTCGTCCCGCATTCCCACCTCGAAGCGTGTAAAGAGGCCATCTTCGCGACCGGGGCAGGGACCTTCCCGGGCGGCAAATATACCAAGTGCTGCTTCCAGATGCCGGGTCAAGGCCAATTCCTGCCGTCTGATGAAGCCAACCCCGCGATTGGAGCTGCAGGGGCGTTAGAGacggtggaggagatgaaggtcGAAGTGATGTGTTTCGGTCGGAGCATCATGTTGCAGGCGGTAGATGCGTTGATCAAGGCGCATCCGTACGAGGAGGTTGCCTATGAGGTCTATAAACTCGAGGAAGTATGAAAAGGGCGCCGTCACTATAGGATTAGTACTTAGGGGAGAGGGGAGTTGATGGTTAATAACGATGACGGTGTTATATGCATAACGGGCGTTTATAGTTGTGATTGATCGGGGTCTCAATGGAGACAAACTGAGTTAGCAACCCATTGGTACCAATGATTTTCTTGGTGGTAATTCAGATCAATATTGAAAATGAAATCACTTTCATGTAGTAGTTGAAGTTGTAGTCACTGATATATGAACCCTCTCTCAATTGGGGGTTAGTAATGAATGATTGGCACACAAGGCGGGAGTAATCTGTCGCCGCTGATTGGCCAACCGCAGCTCCCGCAAAACGCCTCTTCGACTCCAAATCGATCGTCCACCTTCAATAATCAATCCATCAGTGTcgctctcctcctcccccgtCCACTCATATCCCCTCTCTCCCGCCAGCAATGGCTTCGAAATTCTTCCCCGCCGTCCCTCGGGTCGGTCGTCAGTTCTTCCAGCGCGCCCCCAAGACTCAATGCAGACCGTTCTCGGCTGGTCCGCAACGTTGCAGCGACTCCCTTTCCGTGGTACGTTCACATTATCTTTGCGATAGCCCATTGAAGAATATTGGCGGTCGCAATCTTTTCGGATACCTTGCTTTTCCTCAATGGGTGCAAAGATGAAGGGGTGTTTGAGACCGTGTCTTTGCTGACCGATAGATTCCCAGCACCGCAACAAGCCTACCAACAACCCGAGCATCCCGTTCACGTTCAACGAGCAGAACCAACGATTGATCGATGAGATCCTCAAGCGCTATCCTCCCCAGTACAAGAAGGCCGCCGTCATGCCTCTCCTGGATCTGGGCCAGCGTCAGCACGGCTTCACCAGCATTAGCGTCATGAACGAGGTCGCCCGCCTCCTGGAGATGCCCCCCATGCGTGTCTACGAAGTCGCTACTTTCTATACCATGTACAACCGTGAGCCTGTTGGCAAATACTTTGTTCAGCTTTGCACAACGGTATGAGAACCATTGTCTTTTACTGGTTTGGTTTAATAAGTGACATCTGCTGACGTGATTGGGACCAGACGCCATGCCAGCTCGGAGGCTGCGGCAGCACCAAGATCCTTGAAGCTATCCAGGAACACCTCGGCATCACCCCCGGACACACCACCGAGGATGGACTCTTCACCTTGCTTGAAGTCGAGTGCTTGGGCGCCTGTGTCAACGCCCCTATGGTCCAGATCAACGACGATTACTACGAGGATCTTACTCCCGAGTCCATGAAGACTCTCCTCACCGCACTCAAGGAGTCCGCGACTGCCACCGACGCCGGCAAGACCGTCCAGATTCCTGCCCCTGGCCCAATGAGTGGAAGAAACACCTGTGAGAACAGCGCCGGACTGACAAACCTAAAGAACCCTGTGTGGGATCcggagacgatgatgagaaaggACGGTGCTTTGGACCAGCCTCAGCAGCAATAAATATATGACAAATCATAATTTCATCTCAAGAAGTTCATTCTGACTCGATGCGTTGGAGTCGGGATTATCCTTTCGCGTTTCTAGTTTATTTTCCCTGGCCGGTAGACACGGGACAGGACCGCCAGATGTCGATTATGTACAGTATGCTTGTTTGATGTTTTTCTTCGAAAAGTCAAACATTGATGGTAGAGACTACCATAGAAGTTCTATTTAGCAGTACCCAATGCAGTTTTCGTTTCTCGAATCCCTGATTACCCCCCTTCCAAGGCATGTTTGCAACAACCAACGCAGTACGTCAATTCCCGAATATACTCAGGAAAAGGTCCATGATACGTATAATAGACGTAAGATTAAGCATAAGGatcccaaccccaacaaatCAAGCAGGTACACCACCCTCCCCGAGATCGTCAACCAGGCCAGCAAACATGCCAGCCGCCGGGACAACTGAACAAATAACAACCAGACCCACGGGTGAAGTCGGATAGGGTTAGAGTCTAGACCGGGTTGTATATGCCTTAGAACACTGGATTCTGCAGAAGACGGAATGCAGTATACGGGATCCTGCAGCAATTGCACAGACCAATCTATATTTGTCAATTGTCTGATGATCGTCCTGTACGGCGTAATGCGAAGGCTTATATCACGCTGTGTTATACATATATCATGCCCCACAAGTACACCGAGACGTAGAATATCCAGGGGGTGTTGAGATTCGAAAGCCACTGGAGAGGTACTCTAAGCAAATTGATCTATCAGAACGACGTATAATATGCTGATTGCAATGTGTACAACGATTGTGGCGGCGAATTTTGTTGAACTGCGTGGAAGGAGTAAGATTGTACCGTTCTTGAAACAGCGGTAGCCTTCGAAGGAATCAATAAAACCATATCTATGCATAACAATGGTCTGGCATGGTGTATTTTGATGGATGTACATGTTTGCGAGTACAAGAACTGCTCTTATAAAGAGCACACCGTGTCTCCTATCTGTGTGCACTTGGTGTAGAAACTCGAAACCAAGAGCATTTCTCTCTAAGCCAAACTTCAATACAAATATTTCTTCCTCCAATGGCTACAAGAATCACCCTGAACGCTATCTTATCCTATCTAGAAGAGCTAACGCTCTCTACAACCGTAGAGATACCCGAAAGCCCCAAGAAAGCGCAAAACCGCTCCAAGCATGTCCTTGTCATTGGGGGCGGCGTTGGCGGTCTGATGACGGCTTGGATTCTCCTTGACAAGGGCTACCGCGTCACCGTCGTGTCTAAGGAATGGGCAAGTCTCGCGAAGCCGTTGACCTCGCAGATTGCTCGTGCTTTATGGGAGTACCCACCTGGTGGGTGCGGCATCACAGAGATTGAGACACCGTTGTTCGGGTGCTCAACTCTGGAGCAGTATCGGGAGTGGGCTTTGCAGAGTTTTGAGTTCTATCGGTTGATGGCGGACCGGGATGAGCTTATTGGTGATGGTCTGGAACGGGCTGCTGGGGCTGGGAAGTTTGgggcgaagatgaagaccttgtTTCAGTTCTTTCAGCACCCGATTGAGGAGGAGTCCCGTGTCCATGGACGTGATGACAGGCATTGTGACAAGTATTTTGAAATGAAGACACTGGACAAGAGCGTGGATTCGCCCTTCAGGGATCAGTTGAAAGTCAATTATCACTGCATGGCTGATGCCAATGGTGGAAAGAATGTTAATTCACGAGTGTTGGGAGATTTAGTGGACCGGAAGAAATAGTTTAATGTTGCTTGCGCATATTAGCATCCAGCCCCTATGATTGATACTGATGTTGCTATGGCATTTCTGATGAGACTTGTTCAAAGCAAAGGGGTGGTTTTAGAGGCTAGAGAGATTATTGGTGATCTCCGGCTCCATGAGCGAGAGCTACTGAGTGATTATCATGCCGATATCATTGTCAATGCAAGCGGCATAGGAGCCCGTGAGCTTGCAACCGATAGTCAGATATTCCCCGTCCGCGGAGCAgtcaagaagatcaggagGCCGGAGGGTTATCCAGCGGACCATGCGTTCCTCCTTCCAGCTCAGATGAATCATGATGGCTATGGCTCGGTGAGCAAGACGGTCTTCATTGTTCCCCGTAACGATGATACACTTGTGATCGGCTCAATCACTCAATGCAATAACTGGCAGCTGAACCTCTCACCTGACTCTACTGAAGTCAAGGCGATGTGGGAACGGACGACTGAGTTTCTGCCGGTCTTCGAGGATGCAGACCATGAGGTATAGTCTCTTGCACAAGGCTTGCACCCCTTCTCTCATTTGAATGTCAGAGACTCCGCTGATAGTCGAGCGAATACATGCCGGATCGTTCATAACTATAGCCATGGTGGGTCGGGATGGACTCTTGCGATTGGCTGTGCGAGGACTTGCGTACGTTTGATTGAGGAGATTCTTGATACAGGCAGGTCAGCAAATGCAGAAGTATGCAGGTTGTAAGAGACTGGGaaagacatacatacatacctgaGTGTGATCTGAAAGATATGACCTGCTAATGGATGATAATGGGAATCGCTGGTTTGAGGAATGGGGTTTTGATATGACCTTTGTTATTTCTATCCTCCAACGAGTTCCATATAACTGTCTTATCTAATGTCTATAACGTTTTCATACCTGTTCTATTTTCCTATACCCGTGCATGGCGAAATGCTGTTCAGAGTATCGGGACTTCGGTCTCCGGCAGCCTCTTGAAACCCCATTCACCACTAATTCACCAACTCAACCAGCTAACAACTGCTCTGCCCGCACAAACCAAACTGGTTTCTTTCAAAGCCAAGTGCATATATTCACGCAAAAACACAAAATGAAAGAATCACGTATATCATAAGCGAGATTTGTTCCACACATTAGAACGCGTTGTCCACTACAACAGACATCGCTTCTCCTTTCACTATCTCCCactcctcaacctcctccctCGCAGCAAGGGTGGCCTCGCCATTCCTCTCGACCAACACTTTACCATGACGCTCTTGGAAGAGGGTAGTGTCGATGGTCATCCTTGCCAACAGGTGATATATGTAGACGTGCTTGGTTTGTCCATATCGTCTGGCTCGTCCGATAGCTTGGGTCATCGAAGAGTCATAGTCGTACTGGGTCTGTGCAAACATAGGTGAGAGGAATATAACGTGGTTTGCACACTGAAGGTTCCTGATCTCCATTAGTACAGACTGAGATACAAGTTGACAGTCAACTCACAATCCAGCGGCCATCTCGCTTCCCAAGTTCAAAATCAAAACTTTGTTCTCACCAAAGCCACCAGCTTCCTGAAAATGTTGGACCTTCTGTGCTGCCCTGCGGTCAGTTGCTATGATTGCAATGTACTTGATCTTTGCCAGCTCTAAGGCTTTGGATGCGACGTCTATAAGCTCCGGGAACTgtatgaagaggaggatccGATCGCCTGTGGGCACTGCCTGGATGATTTCAATCATCTTATCCAGTTTGCTGCCGCCATATTTGGCACTTCTGTCCCTTTCATCGCACTTAAGAGTAGATGCGTCCATGACATTGAATTTCTTTCCTGAGCCTCGGCAGCCTTCAACAttgcattcttctttttgaacTGTCTTCATGGCACATTGTGAGCACAAGGCATGACCGCATGAGCCCAATATGTTGATGTGATTTGCTGCTTCTGGAGTTGTATGACAGGAGCTGCACTCAGCAATCTCTGACCCTGTCTGAACAAGGTGTACGGCCTTTAGGAACCTGAGCGCTCTTTCCCGGGCAACCCATTCGAGGATCAGCTTTCGAAGACCACTCGTGACTGTTCGCAGCATGAGCTTGAACTCGCTGATGCGAGTTGGCTTGACTGGAAGCTCTCctgctttctctttctttccaccTTGTTTACCACTCTTTGTACCCTTTACACCACGCTTTGTGGCTTGTACACTAGCCTGTTCGCCATTTTTTGTTAGCTTCAAGTTCCCATTCAAAGCTGGTGGAGTACCGCGAGAGCTTACCTCTTCACTGGCATCAACATTGTCCTCTTTCACCTCAGTCTCATCCCGCATTTCTGTATCGAATGAGTCCTCAGCTACTTGTGCTGgatcagaaaagaatagCTTCCAGTCATCTGCCTGTGAAGTGAGTATTGCACTCTTAACGAGTGGATATATCTTTTCCGTCACAGCCTTGTCACCAAAATCGTGCGCCTTGATGCTCTCAATGAACTCGTGGAACTTTTCATGTCTTATGTCACAAGCACAGTATACCCACGCAGCTTGCTTGGTCTTCTCCATGAGTTCTTCCTTGAGGCCCTCGAGCTGTTTCAATCGAGTCTCAATCAGCGAGCTGCAGGTGAGCTCTTCAGGTACACCATTGTGCCAGCGACCCTGCAAAGCGAGAGATGAACATCGTTTGAGAAGGGCTTCTTCGCTTGTTTTGCTGCTCCCAATCACTTCATCCAGTCTATCTTCCCGATCACCCCTGATACCTTTTCTGCCACCTCGGCGACGAAAACGGTTGTATGTCATCAACTGCTTGCACAACTCAAGATATATAACTGTTTCGGCAGGTGATTGCTGAATGAGAACTATGTGTTCTGATGACGGAATCTCATCAATCTCTGCGACATTTTTGCGAGTGAACTCGTCCAAGAATCTTTGTGCAACATCGTGTCGTCGACGATGCCATTCCTCACTTCGAGGGGCCCGCAGCGCCTGGAAAGATTCTGCTTCTGATCGCTGCTTGCGGATCATCTTGAGTCGTGCGTTTTGTGACTTAATGTCGTCATCGTCGATACCGAGATGGATGCCCAAGAAGGGCGCAATTGTATTAACATCAGCAAAGTCGTTCAGCGGCGGTGTGCCGGATAGGACCCATTTCGAACGAGCCTGAAGCTTGAGAAGAGGCACCAGTCGTTCGGGGTTTGCAAAAGTGAACTCATCAATAACAAGTCGATTGAATGAGAATGcatggaggagaggaagctTTACTGTCGTCCAAGTTTGTTGAGCGGTGTTATTTATGCCGAACTCCTTTCTGTCGTCCCAAACTTTGGACGTCTTAACGGGTGCACGCTTGCGCTTCACACCTTGACCCATTTTACCAGAGCCTTGTGCTTTCCCAGAGCGTGATGCCGTCGgggcttcctcatcctcgctaTCTTCTGACCCACTCTCgtcatccttctccttttctgaGGTCGTGGGTGCGGTTGTCCTAGGTTGGAGTTTGAGGAGCTTGTCAACTCTCGCCCGAATTACTTCGggatcctcttcttcgctaGATTCCGACAGCTCATCCTCACTTGATGAATCGACATGTTGAGCCCCCGCTTCGATGCCAGGATCCTGACCTTGGTGAACGTCTGAATACTGGTTTCCCCTAAGCCGCTTTGACGGGATATATATGGAATTAGCTTCGTTGTCCTTGACTTCCTGGCGTCTGGCCTGAATCGACTCAAGTACTGTCCTCGGGCCTTGGTCTACCAGGAGCTGGACATGTTCCATCATCACCGCATGCGCTTTAACAAACCAATCGTCGAAATTGCGACCTGCCTTTGGCGGGACTCGCGGCATGCCGGTGAACTGTTGCAGCTTCTCATAATGATTCTGGCTGTTAAAAACAGCCCAAGAAGCCAAAACAATATCTGCCTGCTGAATATCTCGatccatctttcttcccaatgCCGCTAGTCCGTCGATCACCAACACACGATATGTGTTTTTGAGGAACTTCGTGATCTCGGACTGCCATTGCTTGATCATGATCTTAGGCACGACGATGAGAGTGGCATTTGTGGGGATGAAGCCATCGATAGATTCTGGCTCGGTCTGCTGACTGTACTGAGTATCGATCAATCCGAGAGTGATAGCTGTTTTTCCATATCCAACGTCGTCCGCTAGGACACCGCCGCGGACGGTTTTCTCCATGCATACTTTGCCCTCTGCGCGCCACATAAGCATAGGAAGAAGGgcttcctccacctcttcttcaatgaaAGGTTCAATATCAAGGCTTTCACGGTGGATCATCCACGAGAGGGAGCGCAGCTGCTCAGGCCGCAGATCGAGTTTGAAGTTAGGCGGTTGAGCGCTTTGAGCATTATTTCTGTTGCTGACGAGACTGAAATCGGGGAACACGAGATTTCTCGAATCATAAGAATTGGGCACGACAcgccagaagaaagaagcattATCAGAGACATTCGTGTCCAAGAGCCTCTCATAGGCTTGATGCAGTAGCATTTGAACGTTGAGCGTGACACGCATGTGTCCattatcctcttcgtcgACACGACGGAATACTAAAAAGGGTGGAGGCCTGAGCTTGACCTGCCGTTCGTACAGAGCTGCATCGTGTGGATCCTCGTATGCCTTGATCTGTCCTCGAGTGTTGCGACCCCATATGATCCGGGGCTTTGCTGGTACACACACTCCACACACAGGGCTATTCGATTTGCTCGAAGATTTGCCGTCGTTGACTGAGATCCAATCCTGAAATGCGGAAAAACCGACTGCCTTTTGAAATAACCAAGAAATATCTCCAAGAAGAGCGGGAGCTTCCACGGGATTAGCCACTTCCCATGGCCCCTTTTTCCAGAAAGAATCTATAGCGGTGGCTTCTGCTtcaaaagagagaagagtgATATTTGCACTACGACAGTCCCGATTACTGATCGCCATTGACGTGAGCGGCTTCAAATTGGAGCAGATGATGGGGGAATTCGGAATATAGGAGGCCAACGTGACCGCTTGCAGCTTGATGGATTTACGATAGTACACGTTGGCATACTCCGGCTCCGAACCCAGACTTGAGGACCGCCACTTGTGAGAAACTTCCGCGATAGTGGAACGTGATGCATAGCCAAGAGTCCGTTCGTGttccaaagaaaagacaaatgaGTCGTACATTGGCTCATCGAGCTTTGAGGGATCCA from Aspergillus flavus chromosome 7, complete sequence carries:
- a CDS encoding translation initiation protein Sua5 (RNA binding/translational regulation protein of the SUA5 family) — encoded protein: MSSKEKTRILSVRRLNKEGLGNKSLSEWWDSERSNKTAEAAAIEEAALLLRTSNIPVAFPTETVYGLGADATRSDAVQGIYKAKQRPSDNPLIVHIDSLEMLERLLNPQESGSTSASDSPRNTIPSVYQSLIARFWPGPLTILLPNPSGSLLAKEVTSKLTTFGARMPSSPLARLLIHVADRPLAAPSANASTKPSPTAAEHVYHDLQGRIELILDGGSCGVGVESTVVDGLCDPPAILRPGGIGIEEIRTCAGWENVQLGYHDGTLDVKEIPRAPGMKYRHYSPKARVVLFEAGSKEQSVTKHIRKDLEDTAIGAHMIGIVRTKHWKRGLGLLSDEEIEKTLKPLPSLIDGLAGFSVPITGNPGRSPAFKEAFDCHLGPDVESIARGLFAALRAMDEMEVDVIYVEGISDQQGDRAAAVMNRLRKAAGAELRV
- a CDS encoding adenosine deaminase, producing the protein MCKSDLHDFLHGLPKCEHHVHLEGCLAPDLIFELAKRNNVSLPNEPAYESIETLSHRYGHFTSLDDFLRFYFIGMSVLHHESDFADLAWAYFQKAHADGVHHAEVFFDPQVHRDRGIPYETIVSGFVAGCQRAERELGLTTRLILCFVRHLPVDNAARVYQEALDQEHFDNEVVHGLGWSSTEVGPPKDMFRELYSSASAKGIRLTAHAGEEGDPSYISAALELGAQRIDHGIRLVEDPVLMEKVVRDRIMLTVCPISNLQLRCVESIAHVPIRKFLDAGVMFSINSDDPAYFGGYILDNYCAVQEAFQLTVDEWRVIAENSIKGSWIGEERKTELLKRINDHVQRHVAAV
- a CDS encoding GTP cyclohydrolase 1 type 2/Nif3, which encodes MRPTIPSSLTLIGCRAVLRPQHNSIRRGFRQSPATTILHSPSRSIPAAKTTNYIYQRRTMSSDSAPASGRYKLVFFVPHSHLEACKEAIFATGAGTFPGGKYTKCCFQMPGQGQFLPSDEANPAIGAAGALETVEEMKVEVMCFGRSIMLQAVDALIKAHPYEEVAYEVYKLEEV
- a CDS encoding putative NADH-ubiquinone dehydrogenase 24 kDa subunit (NADH-ubiquinone oxidoreductase subunit), which encodes MASKFFPAVPRVGRQFFQRAPKTQCRPFSAGPQRCSDSLSVHRNKPTNNPSIPFTFNEQNQRLIDEILKRYPPQYKKAAVMPLLDLGQRQHGFTSISVMNEVARLLEMPPMRVYEVATFYTMYNREPVGKYFVQLCTTTPCQLGGCGSTKILEAIQEHLGITPGHTTEDGLFTLLEVECLGACVNAPMVQINDDYYEDLTPESMKTLLTALKESATATDAGKTVQIPAPGPMSGRNTCENSAGLTNLKNPVWDPETMMRKDGALDQPQQQ
- a CDS encoding D-amino acid oxidase codes for the protein MATRITLNAILSYLEELTLSTTVEIPESPKKAQNRSKHVLVIGGGVGGLMTAWILLDKGYRVTVVSKEWASLAKPLTSQIARALWEYPPGGCGITEIETPLFGCSTLEQYREWALQSFEFYRLMADRDELIGDGLERAAGAGKFGAKMKTLFQFFQHPIEEESRVHGRDDRHCDKYFEMKTLDKSVDSPFRDQLKVNYHCMADANGGKNHPAPMIDTDVAMAFLMRLVQSKGVVLEAREIIGDLRLHERELLSDYHADIIVNASGIGARELATDSQIFPVRGAVKKIRRPEGYPADHAFLLPAQMNHDGYGSVSKTVFIVPRNDDTLVIGSITQCNNWQLNLSPDSTEVKAMWERTTEFLPVFEDADHEVYRANTCRIVHNYSHGGSGWTLAIGCARTCVRLIEEILDTGRSANAEVCRL